From the genome of Turicibacter faecis, one region includes:
- the spoVG gene encoding septation regulator SpoVG yields the protein MNITDVRIRKVETDNRMKAIASITLDGCFVIHDLRVIQGDEHLFVAMPSRKTSTGEFKDIAHPINHETRKEVEDFVIKAYEEAE from the coding sequence ATGAATATTACAGACGTTAGAATTCGAAAAGTAGAGACAGATAATAGAATGAAAGCAATCGCATCAATTACCTTAGATGGGTGCTTTGTTATCCATGATTTAAGAGTCATTCAGGGGGATGAACACTTATTCGTGGCAATGCCTAGTCGTAAGACGTCAACGGGGGAATTTAAAGACATTGCACATCCAATTAATCATGAAACCCGTAAGGAAGTAGAAGACTTTGTTATTAAGGCCTATGAGGAAGCAGAATAA
- the mfd gene encoding transcription-repair coupling factor, translating into MNIMNQYISKSDAIQTLIKALDGEHQNVLLSGVTPSFYASLMQMLYENKRRPVVIMMQNLYQAQRLYDQLVELMDEGLVRLFPMDEFITAEMLASSSELRIERMNTLSSIIEDPNRIIVTHVAGAARFLPPKEVFQQADISLEVGECYDLDTLKRKLIELGYQSVRAVEHMGEFSVRGGILDVFPMTEENPLRIEFFDDEIDTIRYFTTDTQRSIKKVERAVIVPTFELVYSDQEIKAFESSIKDLLNKTLPLVDGEAREMLYARIYQDIEKIQNHQDLELMHKYISLLYKDPDTLLSYLDNPLVIYIDYARVLENQEHMNEDALAWQEGAIENGKTVKGLNLYQPITTISVAHQLFLSEHLGTLPNVELDQHVKLATKSVSEFHGQLEFFAKECKRLRENGATVFVAVSSVEARNNLANYLDELGVGVAFPTTIDEIREGSIHLICDCLAVGYELLEPHIVVYTDYEVHTKRKKSTAYKSNFKEGKKLKDYNELQLGDYVVHVQHGIGQYIGIETLETNGARKDFLMIAYRGDDKLYVPIDKIQMVQKYVGSEGAKPKINKLGTSEWEKTKSKVKKTVKDIADKLIKIYAKREHLPGYAFAKDTIEQHAFENAFPYVETDDQLRAASEIKEDMEAPHPMDRLLIGDVGYGKTEVAMRAAFKAVQDGKQVAYLAPTTILSKQHYESFVSRFRDFDVKVGLLNRYISVKEQQELLESIKSGKINIVVGTHRILSKDVIFKDLGLLIIDEEQRFGVEHKEKIKEFKTEVDVLTLTATPIPRTLQMSMIGIRSLSLIETPPMNRYPVQTYVLEEHDGVIRDAIERELARDGQVFYLYNRVSDIEKRAAKIQKLVPDAVVEYAHGQMSKEQLEQTMADFEEKKFNVLVCTTIIETGIDIPNANTLLISDAYRLGLSQLYQLRGRVGRSDRIAYAYCMYPRNKVLTENAEKRLQTIKEFTELGSGFKIAMRDLAIRGAGDMLGAKQYGFIDTVGLDLYTQLLSEAVVHAREGSDFEVASFEVPKVEFDFPTKVDAYIPDFYISDESTKIEIYQKIKKITNDHSYNDIIDELIDRFGDFPDEVKYLIDLTYLKNLTEGYIEKTKSTKNTIEFILKEEITQDINGQKLFEAVHKIGSMIRLAYKEGRINIIFDLPVVKRLQWFEYALDLFKDFERFKNNVKKV; encoded by the coding sequence ATGAATATAATGAATCAGTATATTTCAAAGTCGGATGCAATCCAAACTTTGATAAAGGCGTTAGATGGTGAGCATCAAAACGTTTTACTTAGCGGAGTAACTCCGTCTTTTTATGCGTCATTAATGCAAATGTTGTATGAGAATAAAAGAAGGCCTGTAGTTATTATGATGCAAAATTTATATCAGGCCCAGCGTTTGTATGATCAGTTAGTGGAGTTGATGGACGAAGGGTTGGTCCGTCTTTTTCCAATGGACGAATTTATCACAGCGGAAATGCTAGCTTCAAGTTCTGAATTACGTATTGAAAGGATGAATACATTATCTTCGATTATTGAGGATCCTAACAGGATCATCGTTACTCATGTCGCAGGTGCTGCCCGTTTTTTACCGCCTAAGGAAGTTTTTCAACAGGCGGATATTTCATTAGAGGTTGGTGAGTGTTACGATTTAGATACATTAAAAAGAAAGCTAATTGAACTTGGCTACCAATCTGTACGTGCCGTGGAACATATGGGAGAGTTTAGTGTGCGCGGTGGAATTCTTGATGTGTTTCCAATGACGGAAGAAAATCCATTACGTATAGAATTTTTTGACGATGAGATTGACACGATACGCTATTTTACAACGGATACACAACGTTCGATAAAGAAAGTTGAGCGGGCTGTCATTGTTCCAACCTTTGAGTTGGTATATTCGGATCAGGAGATTAAGGCCTTTGAATCAAGCATAAAGGATCTTTTGAACAAAACGTTACCTCTTGTGGATGGGGAAGCACGAGAGATGTTATATGCGAGAATTTATCAAGATATCGAAAAAATTCAAAATCATCAGGATTTAGAATTAATGCATAAATATATTTCGCTTCTATATAAGGATCCGGATACTTTATTATCCTATTTAGACAATCCGCTTGTTATTTATATTGATTATGCCCGTGTTTTGGAAAATCAAGAGCATATGAATGAAGATGCGTTAGCTTGGCAAGAAGGCGCGATTGAAAATGGAAAAACAGTCAAAGGGTTAAATCTGTATCAACCTATCACGACCATTTCAGTAGCTCATCAGTTATTTTTATCTGAACATCTTGGTACGTTACCTAATGTGGAATTGGACCAACATGTTAAATTGGCAACGAAAAGTGTATCGGAGTTTCATGGACAACTAGAATTCTTTGCTAAGGAATGTAAACGTTTAAGAGAAAATGGCGCGACGGTTTTTGTGGCTGTTTCGAGTGTTGAAGCACGGAATAATTTGGCGAACTATTTGGATGAATTAGGTGTTGGTGTAGCATTCCCTACAACCATTGACGAGATTCGCGAAGGGTCTATTCATCTTATTTGTGATTGCTTGGCGGTAGGATATGAACTATTAGAGCCACATATTGTTGTCTACACCGATTATGAGGTCCATACAAAGCGTAAGAAATCTACGGCGTATAAGAGCAACTTTAAAGAAGGAAAAAAATTGAAAGATTATAATGAACTACAACTGGGAGATTATGTCGTTCATGTTCAACACGGAATTGGTCAGTACATTGGAATTGAAACATTAGAAACTAATGGAGCGCGTAAAGACTTTTTAATGATTGCCTATCGCGGGGACGATAAGCTATATGTTCCTATTGATAAAATTCAGATGGTTCAGAAATATGTAGGTTCCGAGGGAGCCAAGCCGAAAATTAACAAATTAGGGACATCCGAGTGGGAGAAAACGAAATCTAAAGTTAAGAAGACCGTTAAAGATATTGCGGATAAGTTGATTAAAATCTACGCCAAAAGGGAACATCTTCCGGGTTACGCTTTTGCGAAAGACACGATTGAACAACATGCCTTTGAAAATGCCTTTCCATACGTGGAGACTGACGATCAATTAAGAGCTGCAAGTGAAATTAAGGAAGATATGGAAGCCCCACATCCAATGGATCGCTTGTTAATTGGGGATGTAGGTTATGGTAAAACGGAAGTTGCGATGCGAGCAGCCTTTAAGGCCGTTCAAGATGGTAAACAGGTTGCTTATTTGGCACCCACAACCATTTTGTCTAAACAACATTATGAATCATTTGTTTCGCGCTTTCGGGATTTTGATGTCAAGGTGGGCTTACTGAACAGATATATTTCAGTAAAAGAACAACAGGAATTGCTAGAAAGTATAAAAAGTGGTAAAATAAATATCGTTGTCGGAACTCATCGGATTTTATCAAAAGATGTTATTTTTAAAGATTTAGGACTTTTGATTATTGATGAAGAGCAACGCTTCGGGGTTGAACATAAGGAAAAAATCAAAGAGTTTAAAACTGAAGTTGACGTCTTAACGCTGACTGCAACACCCATTCCAAGAACATTACAGATGTCGATGATTGGAATTAGAAGTTTATCGCTGATTGAAACTCCCCCGATGAATCGTTATCCTGTACAAACTTATGTTTTAGAGGAACACGATGGGGTTATACGAGATGCGATTGAGCGTGAATTGGCGAGGGATGGACAAGTATTCTATTTGTATAATAGAGTATCTGATATAGAGAAGCGGGCTGCGAAAATACAAAAATTAGTTCCAGATGCAGTTGTAGAATATGCACATGGTCAAATGAGTAAAGAGCAGCTTGAACAAACAATGGCAGATTTTGAAGAAAAGAAATTTAATGTTTTAGTTTGTACAACGATTATTGAAACAGGGATCGATATACCTAATGCAAATACACTGCTTATCTCTGATGCATATCGCCTAGGATTATCACAACTTTATCAGTTAAGAGGGCGTGTGGGTCGTAGTGATCGGATTGCTTATGCTTATTGTATGTACCCACGAAATAAGGTGTTGACTGAAAATGCTGAAAAAAGGTTACAGACAATTAAGGAATTTACTGAATTAGGATCAGGTTTTAAAATTGCAATGCGTGATTTGGCGATACGGGGAGCCGGAGATATGTTAGGTGCGAAGCAATATGGGTTTATTGACACGGTCGGATTAGATTTATATACCCAATTATTAAGTGAAGCAGTCGTTCATGCTAGAGAAGGTAGCGATTTTGAAGTCGCTTCATTTGAAGTACCAAAGGTAGAGTTTGACTTTCCTACGAAAGTCGATGCCTATATACCAGACTTTTATATTAGTGATGAATCAACAAAAATAGAAATTTATCAAAAAATTAAAAAAATTACCAATGATCATTCTTATAATGATATTATCGATGAATTAATTGACCGTTTTGGAGATTTTCCTGATGAGGTTAAGTATTTAATTGATTTAACTTATTTAAAAAACTTAACAGAAGGATATATTGAAAAAACAAAATCGACTAAAAATACGATAGAATTCATATTAAAGGAAGAAATTACACAAGATATTAATGGACAGAAGCTATTTGAGGCTGTTCATAAGATTGGTTCAATGATTCGCTTAGCTTACAAAGAGGGAAGAATCAATATTATTTTTGATTTACCTGTTGTAAAAAGATTACAATGGTTCGAATATGCATTGGACCTCTTTAAAGATTTTGAAAGATTCAAAAATAATGTAAAAAAGGTATAA
- a CDS encoding ribose-phosphate diphosphokinase: MAEINRKKFKIFSLNANRPLAQEIADRIGVPLSDLTVNRFADGEVQVNINETVRGHHVFVVQPTHNPVNDHLMELLVMIDALKRASAKTINVIMPYYGYSRQDRKAKARQPITAKLVANLIEAAGATRVMTMDLHATQIQGFFDIPIDDFRAMPIIAKYFIDKNLDDIVVVSPDHGGATRARVLAEYLDAPIAIIDKRRPKPNVAEVMGLIGEVEGKHAIIIDDMIDTAGTIQIAANALKERGALSVYAACTHPILSGPAVERIENSAIKELVTTNTINLPEEKRSSKITQLSVGELLAEGILHILNDEPVSDLFVYNRDLYNF; the protein is encoded by the coding sequence ATGGCAGAAATTAATCGTAAAAAGTTTAAGATTTTTAGTTTAAATGCTAATCGTCCATTAGCACAAGAAATTGCAGATCGTATCGGTGTTCCTTTATCGGATTTAACAGTTAATCGTTTTGCAGATGGTGAGGTACAAGTTAATATTAATGAAACTGTACGTGGACATCATGTTTTCGTTGTACAACCAACACATAATCCAGTAAATGATCACTTAATGGAGCTTTTAGTTATGATCGATGCTTTAAAGCGTGCATCAGCTAAAACCATTAATGTAATCATGCCTTATTATGGATATTCTCGTCAGGATAGAAAAGCAAAAGCGCGTCAGCCAATTACAGCGAAATTAGTAGCGAACTTAATTGAAGCTGCAGGAGCAACACGTGTGATGACAATGGATTTACATGCGACGCAAATCCAAGGATTCTTTGATATTCCAATCGATGACTTCCGAGCAATGCCTATTATTGCAAAATACTTTATTGATAAAAACTTAGATGATATTGTTGTTGTATCGCCAGACCATGGAGGAGCAACTCGCGCTCGCGTACTTGCTGAATATTTAGATGCTCCTATCGCAATTATTGATAAACGTCGTCCGAAACCAAATGTTGCAGAAGTTATGGGATTAATCGGAGAAGTTGAAGGAAAGCATGCTATTATTATCGATGATATGATTGATACAGCGGGAACGATTCAGATTGCAGCGAATGCGTTAAAAGAGCGTGGGGCGTTATCTGTTTATGCGGCTTGTACACATCCAATTCTTTCGGGTCCAGCTGTTGAACGTATTGAAAATTCAGCCATTAAAGAATTAGTTACTACAAATACAATTAACCTACCAGAAGAAAAACGAAGTTCTAAAATTACACAATTATCTGTTGGCGAATTATTAGCAGAAGGTATTTTACATATTTTAAATGATGAGCCGGTATCAGACTTATTTGTCTATAATCGTGATTTATATAATTTTTAA
- the guaB gene encoding IMP dehydrogenase, which produces MNSLNGKVVSTGLTFDDVLLIPQRSEVLPKDVSLKTKLTRQIELNVPIISSAMDTVTESRLAIALAHQGGVGFIHKNMTITEQAEEVRRVKLYQNGMISDPVTLLEDVTLEEANEKCKHYKVSGFPVVDEFGILKGIVTNRDLKYRNNHTLKVSEVMTGRDKLVTAPIGITLDEAKEILMNHRIEKLPLIDENGVLRGLITIKDIDKTMSYPNSCKDEHGRLRCGAAVGIGLDTMERVSALVNAGVDVITVDSAHGHSLGVINTVRQIKEAFPQLQVIGGNIVTPEAAKDLIAAGADAVKVGIGPGSICTTRVVAGVGVPQISAVNDVYEYCKTVGVPVIADGGLKLSGDFVKAIAAGADCAMFGGLFAGCEEAPGEEILYNGRRYKTYVGMGSLAAMKRGSSDRYFQGKQQEAKKLVPEGIEARVPYKGKLEDVIYQLCGGLRAGMGYCGTATIEELKTNAKFVRITNAGLRESHPHDVEITQEAPNYQK; this is translated from the coding sequence ATGAATTCATTAAACGGAAAGGTTGTTTCAACAGGATTAACATTTGATGATGTATTGTTAATCCCTCAAAGAAGTGAAGTATTACCTAAAGATGTATCGTTAAAAACAAAATTAACACGTCAAATCGAATTAAATGTTCCTATCATCTCTTCAGCGATGGATACAGTCACTGAATCTCGTTTAGCAATCGCCCTGGCTCATCAAGGAGGAGTTGGATTTATCCACAAAAACATGACAATCACTGAACAGGCCGAAGAAGTGCGTCGTGTTAAACTTTATCAAAACGGAATGATTTCAGACCCAGTAACACTTTTAGAGGATGTAACACTTGAAGAAGCTAACGAGAAATGTAAACATTATAAAGTATCTGGATTCCCAGTTGTCGATGAATTTGGAATTTTAAAAGGAATCGTAACAAATCGTGACTTAAAATATCGTAATAACCATACCTTAAAAGTTAGTGAAGTTATGACAGGACGCGATAAGTTAGTGACTGCCCCTATCGGAATCACTTTAGATGAGGCAAAAGAAATCCTTATGAACCATCGCATCGAAAAACTACCTCTAATCGACGAAAATGGAGTCTTACGTGGACTAATCACTATCAAAGATATTGATAAAACAATGTCGTATCCTAATAGCTGTAAGGACGAACATGGACGATTACGTTGTGGTGCTGCAGTTGGAATTGGTTTAGACACAATGGAACGTGTATCAGCTTTAGTCAATGCCGGTGTAGACGTTATTACGGTAGACTCAGCGCACGGTCACTCATTAGGAGTTATTAACACAGTTCGTCAAATCAAAGAAGCTTTCCCACAATTACAAGTAATCGGTGGAAACATCGTCACACCTGAAGCTGCTAAGGACTTAATCGCTGCGGGTGCTGATGCTGTAAAAGTAGGAATCGGTCCGGGATCAATCTGTACAACTCGCGTCGTAGCTGGTGTAGGTGTACCTCAAATTTCAGCTGTAAACGACGTTTACGAATACTGTAAAACTGTAGGGGTTCCAGTAATTGCAGATGGTGGATTAAAACTAAGTGGAGACTTTGTTAAAGCAATTGCTGCGGGTGCTGACTGCGCTATGTTTGGTGGATTATTCGCCGGATGTGAGGAGGCTCCTGGAGAAGAGATTTTATATAATGGACGTCGCTATAAAACTTATGTAGGAATGGGATCTTTAGCTGCTATGAAACGTGGATCAAGTGATCGCTACTTCCAAGGAAAGCAACAAGAAGCTAAAAAGTTAGTACCTGAAGGAATCGAAGCCCGTGTTCCGTATAAAGGTAAATTAGAAGATGTAATCTATCAATTATGTGGTGGATTACGTGCAGGAATGGGTTACTGTGGAACAGCAACTATTGAGGAATTAAAAACAAATGCTAAATTTGTTCGTATTACCAATGCGGGTCTACGAGAATCACATCCACATGATGTTGAAATCACACAAGAAGCACCTAACTATCAAAAATAA
- the ispE gene encoding 4-(cytidine 5'-diphospho)-2-C-methyl-D-erythritol kinase, whose translation MVTIKAPAKINLALDTLYKRDDNYHEVEMIMTTVDLADYITVTPRNDDKIVIQSNEFTIPLNEKNLAYQAAELFRKHFNIKQGVEIYIKKKIPVAAGLAGGSSNAAATLKALRELFKVDCTMDELAELGARLGSDIPFCVYGGTALATGRGEIIHPIPSPPKCWVILIKPRIGVSTKEIYEALNANEVQHLDIKGMLDCIELQDYQGICNRLGNSLESVTFERYPVVEEIKNKLIQFGADAVLMSGSGPTVFALVRKEYKLRRIINSINGCLREHEVYAVRLIG comes from the coding sequence ATGGTAACAATTAAAGCTCCAGCAAAAATAAATTTGGCACTTGATACGCTCTATAAACGAGATGACAATTATCATGAGGTTGAAATGATTATGACAACTGTTGATCTAGCAGATTATATTACAGTCACTCCCCGTAACGACGATAAAATTGTTATTCAATCAAATGAGTTTACAATTCCATTGAATGAAAAGAATTTAGCCTATCAAGCGGCTGAACTTTTTAGAAAACATTTTAACATTAAGCAAGGGGTTGAAATTTATATTAAAAAGAAAATCCCAGTAGCGGCTGGTTTAGCTGGTGGAAGTAGTAATGCAGCGGCGACTTTAAAGGCGCTAAGGGAACTTTTTAAAGTAGATTGTACGATGGATGAGTTGGCCGAATTAGGTGCACGATTAGGGTCAGACATTCCGTTTTGCGTTTATGGTGGGACCGCATTAGCAACAGGTCGTGGAGAAATTATTCATCCGATTCCGTCCCCTCCAAAATGTTGGGTTATTTTAATTAAACCGCGAATTGGCGTGTCAACAAAAGAGATTTATGAGGCACTCAACGCAAATGAGGTTCAACATTTAGATATTAAAGGGATGTTAGACTGTATCGAGTTACAGGACTATCAGGGGATTTGTAATCGTTTAGGTAACTCGTTAGAGAGCGTAACGTTTGAACGGTATCCGGTCGTTGAAGAAATAAAGAATAAATTAATTCAATTTGGAGCAGATGCCGTACTCATGAGTGGGAGTGGACCGACAGTTTTTGCTCTTGTTCGTAAAGAGTACAAGTTAAGGCGTATTATAAATAGTATTAATGGTTGCCTAAGAGAGCATGAAGTTTATGCAGTTAGATTAATTGGCTAG
- a CDS encoding stage V sporulation T C-terminal domain-containing protein, giving the protein MKATGVVRRIDDLGRVVIPKEIRRTMRIREGDSLEIFVNQSGEVVLKKYSPIADISAFAQQYADAVQGSTKKGVLIVDREDIIAASGEIRKQYLNRRVSRPLSDMIENRTSKIAEGKEVLEIVDGETTERSFVMVPIISNGDSLGAVILVGTEEDEFVNELDINSAKIATAFLGKYLEG; this is encoded by the coding sequence ATGAAAGCTACAGGAGTCGTACGTCGTATAGATGATTTAGGTCGAGTTGTAATACCAAAAGAAATTCGTAGAACAATGCGTATTCGTGAAGGGGATTCTTTAGAAATTTTCGTTAATCAATCAGGAGAGGTCGTTTTAAAAAAATATTCTCCTATTGCAGATATTTCTGCTTTTGCTCAACAATATGCAGATGCAGTACAAGGTTCAACTAAAAAAGGTGTTTTAATTGTTGATCGCGAAGATATTATTGCTGCTTCGGGTGAAATTAGAAAACAATATTTAAATCGCCGAGTAAGCCGTCCTTTAAGCGATATGATTGAAAATCGTACCTCTAAAATTGCTGAAGGAAAAGAAGTGTTAGAAATCGTAGACGGTGAGACAACAGAACGTTCATTTGTTATGGTTCCTATTATTTCAAATGGTGATAGCTTAGGTGCCGTTATTTTAGTTGGAACTGAAGAAGATGAATTCGTTAATGAATTAGATATTAATAGCGCTAAAATTGCAACAGCCTTCTTAGGAAAATATTTAGAGGGATAA
- the pth gene encoding aminoacyl-tRNA hydrolase, with translation MKLFVGLGNPGSKYERTRHNAGFMVIDRLSSAWNIPLIEEKKFKGEMGRGIVKGEKVILLKPTTFMNLSGESVRALIDFYDIDVEDIIVIYDDLDLPHGKIRMRLKGSAGGHNGIKSLIAHLKTQEFKRIRIGIDRHPKIPVVDYVLGKFTEDELALVNQAIDLSVKACEMTLTESFNKVMTEYSK, from the coding sequence ATGAAATTGTTTGTAGGTCTGGGAAATCCAGGTTCAAAATATGAAAGAACACGTCATAACGCGGGGTTTATGGTGATTGATAGACTAAGTTCAGCATGGAATATTCCCTTAATAGAAGAGAAAAAGTTTAAAGGTGAGATGGGAAGAGGAATTGTAAAGGGTGAGAAAGTTATATTACTGAAACCGACGACGTTTATGAATTTATCAGGTGAGTCCGTTCGTGCACTTATTGATTTTTACGATATTGATGTAGAAGATATTATTGTAATTTATGATGATTTAGATTTACCTCATGGAAAAATTAGAATGCGTTTAAAGGGGAGTGCAGGGGGGCATAATGGTATTAAGTCATTAATTGCACACCTTAAAACTCAGGAGTTTAAACGTATTCGTATTGGAATTGACCGTCATCCTAAGATTCCTGTTGTGGATTATGTTTTAGGAAAATTTACAGAGGATGAACTGGCATTAGTCAATCAAGCGATTGATTTATCAGTGAAAGCATGTGAAATGACATTAACTGAATCTTTTAATAAGGTGATGACAGAGTATAGTAAGTAG
- the yabG gene encoding sporulation peptidase YabG, which yields MDEEVKVGDIVGRRSYGSDTMFRIEEITGDVAHLKGIFFRLTADAPLSDLEIISREEYQRAEQVEFDQYRTILPPVMDNMRSYDNGDFYISGRILHIDGDEEYLQKSIKLYKYAKVYAQAFAVPEKDMKVKVPELVKRLRPNIVVITGHDALEDKEHEDDLMAYRSSKYFVETVNALREIEPSLDYLIVIAGACQSHFEALIGSGANFASSPKRINIHALDPAIIAATIALTPYEEQVDLREAIEKTIAKIAGIGGLQTKGTLRYGIRKM from the coding sequence ATGGATGAAGAAGTCAAAGTAGGGGATATTGTAGGCCGTCGTTCTTATGGATCTGACACGATGTTTCGTATTGAGGAAATTACGGGAGACGTCGCCCATTTAAAGGGAATCTTCTTTCGTTTGACGGCGGATGCCCCATTAAGTGATTTAGAAATTATTTCGCGTGAGGAGTATCAACGTGCAGAGCAGGTGGAGTTTGATCAATATCGAACCATTCTCCCCCCTGTTATGGATAATATGAGAAGTTATGATAATGGAGATTTTTATATTAGTGGACGGATTTTACACATTGATGGGGATGAAGAGTACCTCCAGAAAAGTATCAAACTGTATAAATATGCAAAAGTTTATGCACAGGCATTTGCGGTTCCTGAGAAGGATATGAAGGTTAAAGTTCCTGAATTAGTTAAACGGTTAAGACCAAATATTGTTGTTATTACGGGGCATGATGCATTAGAAGATAAAGAACATGAAGATGATTTGATGGCGTATAGAAGTTCAAAATACTTTGTAGAGACGGTTAATGCATTGCGTGAAATCGAACCTTCGCTTGATTATTTGATCGTTATAGCTGGGGCGTGCCAATCGCATTTTGAGGCGTTGATTGGTTCTGGAGCAAATTTTGCATCATCGCCTAAACGTATTAATATACACGCGCTTGATCCAGCGATTATTGCGGCAACGATTGCCCTAACCCCTTACGAGGAACAAGTGGATTTAAGGGAAGCGATTGAAAAAACGATTGCTAAAATAGCGGGAATTGGTGGTCTTCAAACGAAGGGAACCCTTCGCTATGGAATCAGGAAAATGTAA
- the glmU gene encoding bifunctional UDP-N-acetylglucosamine diphosphorylase/glucosamine-1-phosphate N-acetyltransferase GlmU, which yields MNKYAVVLAAGKGTRMKSNLHKVLHQVLGKSMVDHAVTNLEKIGVDKIVTVIGYEADSVRAELKDRVEYAMQTEQLGTGHAVMMTKDLLEGLEGVTIVTYGDVPLLTEQTISNLFDYHQEQEAAITILTASTDNPTGYGRIIRDEAGNVLRIVEQKDANEQELLVKEINTGVCCYDNKVLFEALTKITNNNSQGEYYLTDLVGIIRDMGLKVVAYENEDFEETLGVNDRVQLAYAEKVLRKRVNEQHMRNGVTIINPEATYIGTEVEIGQDVIIYPGTMITGCSKIEDEVIIGANSQINSSVIGKNSTINASVISDSVIGANTTVGPFAHIRMHAEVGSHARIGNFVEIKKSVFKDGAKAAHLSYIGDAILGENVNMGCGSITVNYDGKNKHQTIIGANTMVGCNVNLVAPVTIEPNAYLAAGSTITKNVPEDALAIARSKQENKEGYAKIIRQK from the coding sequence ATGAATAAGTATGCAGTTGTATTAGCCGCGGGAAAAGGAACCCGTATGAAGTCTAATTTACATAAAGTATTACACCAAGTATTAGGAAAATCGATGGTGGACCACGCAGTTACAAACTTAGAAAAAATTGGGGTAGATAAAATTGTAACGGTGATTGGTTATGAAGCGGATTCAGTTCGTGCAGAATTGAAAGACCGCGTAGAATATGCGATGCAAACGGAACAGTTAGGGACGGGGCACGCTGTGATGATGACGAAAGATTTGTTAGAAGGTCTTGAAGGGGTAACGATTGTAACTTATGGTGATGTTCCGTTATTAACAGAACAAACTATTTCTAATTTATTTGACTATCATCAAGAACAAGAGGCAGCAATTACTATTTTAACTGCATCGACAGATAATCCGACGGGATACGGGCGTATCATTCGTGATGAAGCGGGTAATGTTTTACGAATTGTTGAACAAAAGGATGCAAATGAGCAAGAATTATTAGTCAAGGAAATTAATACGGGTGTTTGCTGTTATGATAATAAGGTATTGTTTGAGGCCTTAACGAAAATCACGAACAACAATTCACAAGGAGAATACTACTTAACAGATTTAGTTGGAATTATTCGCGACATGGGATTAAAGGTTGTTGCCTATGAGAATGAAGATTTTGAAGAAACATTAGGAGTTAATGACCGTGTTCAGTTAGCCTATGCTGAAAAAGTTTTAAGAAAACGTGTAAATGAACAGCATATGAGAAATGGTGTTACGATTATTAACCCAGAGGCTACGTATATTGGAACTGAAGTGGAAATTGGGCAAGATGTTATTATCTATCCTGGAACAATGATTACGGGATGTTCAAAAATTGAAGATGAGGTTATCATTGGTGCTAATTCACAAATTAACTCATCGGTTATCGGAAAAAATTCAACGATTAATGCCTCAGTTATTTCAGATTCGGTGATTGGTGCGAATACAACAGTAGGGCCTTTTGCTCATATTCGTATGCACGCTGAGGTTGGAAGTCATGCACGTATTGGAAATTTCGTAGAAATTAAGAAATCAGTGTTTAAAGATGGGGCAAAAGCCGCACACTTAAGTTATATTGGTGATGCAATTTTAGGTGAGAATGTAAATATGGGATGTGGTTCAATTACTGTTAACTACGATGGAAAGAATAAACATCAAACCATAATTGGAGCTAATACGATGGTTGGATGTAACGTGAATTTAGTTGCACCAGTGACAATTGAGCCTAATGCTTACTTAGCGGCTGGTTCGACAATTACAAAAAATGTACCAGAGGATGCGCTTGCGATTGCTCGTTCAAAGCAAGAAAATAAAGAGGGCTACGCTAAGATTATTCGACAAAAATAA
- a CDS encoding Veg family protein has product MANNIVNIRQELSEQVGKEVKLTAYESRNRVVEHTGILSNTYPSIFVIDLDSQRDSVDRVSYSYIDVLTGSVELKFN; this is encoded by the coding sequence TTGGCAAATAATATTGTTAATATTCGTCAAGAGTTGAGTGAACAAGTCGGTAAAGAAGTGAAATTAACCGCTTATGAAAGTCGTAATCGAGTGGTAGAACATACAGGTATTTTATCGAATACGTATCCTTCTATTTTTGTGATTGATTTAGATAGTCAACGCGACTCAGTTGACCGAGTTTCTTATAGTTATATTGATGTTTTAACGGGATCGGTAGAATTAAAGTTTAATTAA